Proteins encoded in a region of the Panicum hallii strain FIL2 chromosome 3, PHallii_v3.1, whole genome shotgun sequence genome:
- the LOC112887361 gene encoding cysteine-rich repeat secretory protein 55-like codes for MASPVHLLLLLAATAPQLCSAVDPVSTYCAKNFTGAQTQSSISQVLAALVPRASAAYYATATAGSGGSAVWGLAQCRGDVPASDCALCVAAAAGHLASACRGQADARVWYDYCFLRYDGANFIGLPDTGYTLVLINTMNASGDPYEFDLAEGKLMARVASAAGGAASGGLARETAKLDSATTIYGLGWCTRDITAADCGLCVAQAVAELPSYCRFRRGCRVLYSSCMARYETYPFFFPVSGAAAASSHDGEYEKVILNP; via the coding sequence ATGGCGTCTCCGGTGCATCTTCTGCTTCTGCTCGCCGCCACGGCTCCGCAGTTGTGCTCGGCCGTGGACCCGGTGAGCACGTACTGCGCCAAGAACTTCACCGGCGCTCAGACGCAGAGCAGCATCAGCCAGGTGCTCGCCGCGCTGGTCCCGCGGGCCTCGGCCGCCTACTACGCCACAGCCACCGCTGGCAGCGGCGGCTCCGCCGTCTGGGGCCTCGCGCAGTGCCGCGGCGACGTCCCGGCCTCCGACTGCGCGCTCTgcgtcgccgcggccgccggccacctcgccTCAGCGTGCCGGGGCCAGGCGGACGCGCGAGTCTGGTACGACTACTGCTTCCTGCGCTACGACGGTGCCAACTTCATCGGCCTGCCGGACACCGGGTACACGCTCGTCCTCATCAACACCATGAACGCCAGCGGCGACCCCTACGAGTTCGACCTCGCGGAGGGCAAGCTCATGGCGCGGGTGGCgtccgcggccggcggcgcggcctcCGGCGGGCTGGCCAGGGAGACGGCGAAGCTCGACTCGGCGACCACCATCTACGGGCTCGGGTGGTGCACCAGGGACATCACCGCCGCCGACTGCGGGCTGTGCGTGGCGCAGGCCGTGGCGGAGCTGCCCAGCTACTGCCGCTTCCGGCGGGGTTGCCGCGTGCTCTACAGCAGCTGCATGGCGCGATACGAGACCTACCCGTTCTTCTTTCCGGTCAGCGGCGCCGCGGCTGCCTCCTCCCACGACGGCGAGTACGAGAAAGTCATCTTGAACCCCTAG